Proteins from one Ornithobacterium rhinotracheale genomic window:
- a CDS encoding GIN domain-containing protein, with protein sequence MKKIVLLSALGFSLFSCQQSITGEGSADIAQDYKVQNFDKIDAKGMFKITFIENDSAYISVQSHENLIENLDIATKGNTLNIKEKKDVDGFESYNVYVYYNQPIGEIDLAGKVLAESAGIFRGNKLEISTKDEAKVNQFSVNLKELEAEAKDQSEMTISGVSTKLDVEGKNLSTINFDKLNTTVAKVELSDEAKAKLDVQNELSGKIVNNTSLEYSGNPKKDVDVKDRAKIQNN encoded by the coding sequence ATGAAAAAAATCGTACTACTTTCTGCCCTTGGATTCAGTTTATTCTCATGCCAGCAAAGCATTACAGGTGAGGGTTCTGCCGATATAGCACAGGATTACAAAGTGCAGAATTTTGATAAAATCGATGCCAAAGGAATGTTTAAAATCACTTTTATTGAAAACGATTCGGCTTACATCAGCGTTCAATCGCACGAAAATTTGATTGAAAATCTCGATATCGCTACCAAAGGAAATACCTTAAACATCAAAGAGAAAAAAGATGTAGACGGCTTTGAATCTTACAATGTATATGTGTACTACAATCAGCCTATTGGAGAAATCGATTTGGCAGGAAAAGTTTTGGCAGAATCTGCAGGAATTTTCAGAGGTAATAAATTAGAAATTTCTACTAAAGATGAAGCAAAAGTGAATCAGTTTAGTGTAAATCTAAAAGAATTGGAGGCAGAAGCCAAAGATCAATCAGAAATGACAATTTCAGGTGTTTCAACTAAACTTGATGTGGAAGGTAAAAACTTGAGCACCATTAATTTTGACAAATTAAATACTACGGTAGCAAAAGTAGAATTAAGCGATGAAGCTAAAGCTAAATTGGATGTTCAAAATGAGCTTAGCGGTAAAATCGTGAACAATACATCGCTTGAATACAGCGGAAATCCTAAAAAAGATGTGGATGTAAAAGACCGTGCAAAAATTCAGAATAATTAA
- a CDS encoding phospho-sugar mutase has translation MSTLDRAKLWLSEAYDEETRQAVQKMIDENGPELEESFYKDLEFGTGGMRGIMGVGTNRLNKYTLGAATQGLANYLKLQFPNKELKVAVAHDVRNNSRKFMQIVADVLSANGIKTFIFDNFRPTPELSFAVRHLGCDAGIVLTASHNPPEYNGYKVYWNDGAQVVPPHDNGIIAEVGKVKVEDIKFEAQKDLIETLPNEIDDAFIAKAVEYGARKDKPGYDDLKIVFTSIHGTSIAITPDALKAAGFTNVHVVEEQATPNGNFPTVKSPNPEEPEALKIALDLAETTNADIVIGTDPDADRIGVAVRDFDGKMVLLNGNQTNVVFTDYLLNELKEQDQINGKQFIGSTIVTSDVFFDLAEKYGVECKAGLTGFKWIGKMIREAEGVQKFICGGEESFGFMVNDFVRDKDSVTSTLLACHIAAKAKANGSSFYQELAKAYAGTKCYQESLISIVKPGISGAEEIKQMMADWRSNPPKSFNNSPVVTMNDYQESYSLDIKTGEKTPIDLPKSNVLIFYTEDGSKVAARPSGTEPKIKFYFSVKAPLKSASEYEKVKTELLERIENIKKELN, from the coding sequence ATGTCAACATTAGATAGAGCAAAACTTTGGTTGAGTGAGGCTTATGATGAAGAAACTCGCCAAGCAGTCCAAAAAATGATCGATGAAAATGGACCAGAATTAGAAGAATCTTTTTACAAAGATTTGGAATTTGGTACAGGGGGAATGCGTGGAATTATGGGCGTAGGAACCAACCGATTGAATAAATATACTTTGGGTGCTGCTACACAAGGTTTGGCAAATTACTTAAAATTACAATTTCCAAACAAAGAGCTAAAAGTGGCCGTAGCGCATGATGTGAGAAATAATAGTAGAAAATTCATGCAAATTGTGGCTGATGTATTGTCTGCCAACGGAATTAAAACCTTTATTTTCGATAATTTCCGCCCAACGCCTGAGCTTTCTTTTGCAGTAAGACACCTTGGTTGCGATGCGGGTATCGTGCTTACAGCTTCTCACAATCCACCAGAATACAACGGATACAAAGTTTACTGGAACGATGGAGCTCAAGTAGTTCCGCCACACGATAACGGAATTATTGCCGAAGTGGGAAAAGTGAAAGTTGAAGATATTAAATTCGAGGCTCAGAAAGATTTAATTGAAACTTTACCAAACGAAATCGACGATGCATTTATCGCCAAAGCTGTGGAATATGGCGCAAGAAAAGATAAGCCTGGTTATGATGATTTAAAAATCGTTTTCACCTCTATCCACGGAACTTCAATCGCCATTACACCAGACGCTTTGAAGGCTGCAGGATTTACCAATGTGCATGTGGTGGAAGAACAAGCAACTCCAAACGGAAATTTCCCTACCGTAAAATCTCCAAACCCTGAAGAACCAGAAGCATTAAAAATTGCTTTGGACTTAGCAGAAACTACCAATGCAGACATCGTAATCGGTACCGACCCAGATGCCGATAGAATTGGTGTGGCAGTAAGAGATTTCGATGGAAAAATGGTTTTACTAAACGGAAACCAAACTAATGTAGTCTTCACCGATTATTTATTAAACGAATTGAAAGAACAAGACCAAATCAATGGTAAACAATTCATCGGATCTACCATTGTAACTTCAGATGTATTCTTTGACTTGGCAGAAAAATACGGCGTAGAGTGCAAAGCTGGTCTTACTGGATTTAAATGGATCGGAAAAATGATTCGCGAGGCAGAAGGTGTTCAAAAATTCATCTGCGGAGGCGAAGAAAGTTTCGGATTCATGGTAAACGATTTCGTGAGAGATAAAGATTCTGTAACCTCTACTCTACTCGCTTGTCACATTGCGGCAAAAGCAAAAGCAAACGGCAGCAGCTTCTACCAAGAATTGGCTAAAGCATATGCAGGAACCAAATGCTACCAAGAGTCTTTGATTTCTATCGTGAAACCAGGAATTTCTGGTGCAGAGGAAATCAAACAAATGATGGCAGACTGGAGAAGCAATCCGCCAAAATCATTCAACAACTCTCCTGTGGTAACAATGAACGATTACCAAGAAAGCTACTCGCTGGACATCAAAACAGGCGAAAAAACACCTATCGATTTACCAAAATCTAATGTTTTGATTTTCTATACAGAAGACGGCTCTAAAGTGGCAGCAAGACCAAGTGGAACTGAACCAAAAATTAAATTCTACTTCTCTGTGAAAGCTCCTCTAAAATCTGCTTCAGAATACGAGAAAGTAAAAACAGAATTATTAGAAAGAATCGAAAACATAAAAAAAGAATTGAATTAA
- a CDS encoding NAD-dependent epimerase/dehydratase family protein, with product MGKILVTGALGQIGSELTTALREKYGDDNVIASDIKETNPFGGRYVQLDVLDTESWKNLLKKEGITQVYHLAAMLSGVAEKFPMKAWDLNTKSFMSLLEMAREGLVEKIFWPSSIAVYGKGARKYQTPQSEVKKPLSMYGIAKLAGERLCDYYNTKYGVDVRSIRYPGLISWKTLPGGGTTDYAVDIYYKALEDGRYECFLKEDSTLPMLYMNDAIKATIQLMEADKEQLTVHSSYNLGGLSFNPKEIAEVIKTRIPEFEITYNPDFRQAIADSWPAEIDDSVAVKDWGWKPDYDLEAMTDEMLKNLRIKLDIQ from the coding sequence ATGGGTAAAATTTTAGTAACTGGAGCTTTGGGGCAAATCGGCTCAGAACTCACGACCGCTTTAAGAGAAAAGTACGGAGATGATAATGTAATCGCCTCTGATATTAAGGAAACTAACCCTTTTGGCGGAAGATATGTTCAGCTTGATGTTTTGGACACAGAAAGCTGGAAAAACCTTTTAAAAAAGGAAGGCATCACTCAAGTGTATCATCTTGCCGCAATGCTTTCTGGGGTGGCAGAAAAATTCCCGATGAAGGCATGGGACTTGAACACTAAATCTTTTATGAGCTTACTGGAAATGGCTCGCGAAGGCTTAGTAGAAAAGATTTTCTGGCCAAGTAGTATCGCCGTCTATGGCAAAGGGGCTCGCAAATACCAAACTCCTCAAAGCGAAGTAAAAAAACCTCTCAGTATGTATGGTATCGCCAAACTTGCAGGCGAAAGATTGTGCGATTATTACAACACAAAATATGGCGTAGATGTGAGAAGCATCCGCTACCCTGGGCTCATCAGCTGGAAAACTTTGCCAGGTGGAGGCACCACAGATTATGCCGTGGATATCTACTACAAAGCCTTGGAAGACGGAAGATATGAATGTTTCTTAAAAGAGGATTCTACTTTGCCTATGCTGTATATGAACGATGCCATCAAAGCAACCATTCAATTAATGGAAGCCGACAAAGAGCAATTGACTGTTCACTCATCATACAATTTAGGTGGCTTATCGTTTAATCCAAAAGAAATTGCAGAAGTCATCAAAACCCGCATCCCTGAGTTTGAAATCACCTATAATCCAGATTTTAGACAAGCCATTGCAGACTCTTGGCCTGCTGAAATCGATGATTCAGTTGCAGTAAAAGATTGGGGCTGGAAACCAGATTACGATCTTGAAGCCATGACCGATGAAATGCTTAAAAATCTAAGAATTAAGCTTGATATTCAATAA
- a CDS encoding DUF421 domain-containing protein: MTSLLEIILRTFCVYLFIFGGIRLFGKNQLSQLNAADVVLLILIANSVQNAMVGSNTSLQGGLTAALVLFVTNLIIKKFISKNRKIKKFLESEPVTLIKDGQINHKNLMKEHISLSELYEAIREHGVEDAADVKLAMFEIDGSISIVSFDKETEKTHLTRHKKISRNFPYQK, encoded by the coding sequence ATGACAAGTTTGCTTGAAATCATACTTAGAACATTTTGTGTATATCTGTTCATATTTGGAGGGATTAGGCTTTTTGGCAAAAATCAATTATCCCAATTAAACGCAGCAGATGTTGTTTTGCTTATTTTGATTGCCAATTCGGTGCAAAATGCCATGGTGGGTAGTAATACTTCTTTGCAAGGTGGTTTGACGGCGGCTTTGGTGTTGTTTGTCACCAATTTAATCATCAAAAAATTTATTTCTAAAAACCGAAAAATCAAGAAGTTTTTAGAATCCGAGCCCGTGACTTTAATCAAAGACGGACAAATCAATCATAAAAATTTGATGAAAGAGCACATTTCGCTTTCGGAGTTGTATGAAGCCATACGCGAGCACGGCGTAGAAGATGCCGCCGATGTGAAATTGGCCATGTTTGAAATAGATGGAAGCATTAGCATTGTTTCGTTTGACAAAGAAACCGAAAAAACACATCTCACACGCCATAAAAAAATCAGTAGAAACTTTCCCTACCAGAAATAA